From Procambarus clarkii isolate CNS0578487 chromosome 49, FALCON_Pclarkii_2.0, whole genome shotgun sequence, a single genomic window includes:
- the LOC123763356 gene encoding proline-rich protein 36-like, translating to MSPPMQLTHASRQHSMSPPMQLTHASRQHSMSPPMLLTHASRQHSMSPPMLLTHASRQHSMSPPMLLTHASRQHSMSPPMQLTHASRQHSMYPPMQLTHASRQHSMSPPMLLTHASRQHSMSPPMLLTHASRQHSMSPPILLTHASRQHSMSPPMLLTHASRQHSMSPPMLLTHASRQHSMSPPMLLTHASRQHSMSPPMQLTHASRQHSMSPPMLLTHASRQHSMSPPMLLTHASRQHSMSPPMLLTHASRQHSMSPPMLLTHASRQHSMSSPMLLTHASRQHSMSPPMLLTHASRQHSMSPPMLLTHASRQHSMSPPMLLTHASRQHSMSPPMLLTHASRQHSMSPPMLLTHASRQHSMSPPMQLTHASRQHSMSPPMQLTHASRQQSMSPPMLLTHVSSHAAHPRLPPAQHVSSHAAHPRLPPAQHVSTHAAHPRLPPAQHVSSHAAHPRLPPAQHVSSHAAHPRLPPAQHVSSHAAHPRLPPAKHVSSHAAHPRLLPCCSPTPPASTACLLPCCSPTPPASTACLLPCCSPTPPASTAGVLPKHQLSIHMNSCENSTNKVQY from the coding sequence ATGTCTCCTCCCATGCAGCTCACCCACGCCTCCCGCCAGCACAGCATGTCTCCTCCCATGCAGCTCACCCACGCCTCCCGCCAGCACAGCATGTCTCCTCCCATGCTGCTCACCCACGCCTCCCGCCAGCACAGCATGTCTCCTCCCATGCTGCTCACCCACGCCTCCCGCCAGCACAGCATGTCTCCTCCCATGCTGCTCACCCACGCCTCCCGCCAGCACAGCATGTCTCCTCCCATGCAGCTCACCCACGCCTCCCGCCAGCACAGCATGTATCCTCCCATGCAGCTCACCCACGCCTCCCGCCAGCACAGCATGTCTCCTCCCATGCTGCTCACCCACGCCTCCCGCCAGCACAGCATGTCTCCTCCCATGCTGCTCACCCACGCCTCCCGCCAGCACAGCATGTCTCCTCCCATTCTGCTCACCCACGCCTCCCGCCAGCACAGCATGTCTCCCCCCATGCTGCTCACCCACGCCTCCCGCCAGCACAGCATGTCTCCTCCCATGCTGCTCACCCACGCCTCCCGCCAGCACAGCATGTCTCCTCCCATGCTGCTCACCCACGCCTCCCGCCAGCACAGCATGTCTCCTCCCATGCAGCTCACCCACGCCTCCCGCCAGCACAGCATGTCTCCTCCCATGCTGCTCACCCACGCCTCCCGCCAGCACAGCATGTCTCCTCCCATGCTGCTCACCCACGCCTCCCGCCAGCACAGCATGTCTCCTCCCATGCTGCTCACCCACGCCTCCCGCCAGCACAGCATGTCTCCTCCCATGCTGCTCACCCACGCCTCCCGCCAGCACAGCATGTCTTCTCCCATGCTGCTCACCCACGCCTCCCGCCAGCACAGCATGTCTCCTCCCATGCTGCTCACCCACGCCTCCCGCCAGCACAGCATGTCTCCTCCCATGCTGCTCACCCACGCCTCCCGCCAGCACAGCATGTCTCCCCCCATGCTGCTCACCCACGCCTCCCGCCAGCACAGCATGTCTCCACCCATGCTGCTCACCCACGCCTCCCGCCAGCACAGCATGTCTCCTCCCATGCTGCTCACCCACGCCTCCCGCCAGCACAGCATGTCTCCTCCCATGCAGCTCACCCACGCCTCCCGCCAGCACAGCATGTCTCCTCCCATGCAGCTCACCCACGCCTCCCGCCAGCAAAGCATGTCTCCTCCCATGCTGCTCACCCACGTCTCCTCCCATGCTGCTCACCCACGCCTCCCGCCAGCACAGCATGTCTCCTCCCATGCTGCTCACCCACGCCTCCCGCCAGCACAGCATGTCTCCACCCATGCTGCTCACCCACGCCTCCCGCCAGCACAGCATGTCTCCTCCCATGCTGCTCACCCACGCCTCCCGCCAGCACAGCATGTCTCCTCCCATGCAGCTCACCCACGCCTCCCGCCAGCACAGCATGTCTCCTCCCATGCAGCTCACCCACGCCTCCCGCCAGCAAAGCATGTCTCCTCCCATGCTGCTCACCCACGTCTCCTCCCATGCTGCTCACCCACGCCTCCCGCCAGCACAGCATGTCTCCTCCCATGCTGCTCACCCACGCCTCCCGCCAGCACAGCATGTCTCCTCCCATGCTGCTCACCCACGCCTCCCGCCAGCACAGCAGGCGTCCTACCAAAACATCAACTAAGCATCCACATGAACTCCTGTGAAAACTCTACTAACAAAGTGCAGTACTAA